TTTTTGGCGagaaatttctttaaaattttgatcGTTGCATGTATGGAGCATTGTAGGAAAGGACGCTTAAGGTGTTTAAGGGAACATGAAGTACTTCGTAGAAAAATATTCACTTGTTCGTCGTATCTGTAATAGAACGggatacaaaataaaataatatatataatatcataaaattaaaaaaatggaatatttattaaaacgaaaaaGTGGGCGAAATTTataacacaacttttttttaaatatacatacaCATTTATTACAGCCCAAATCCTAGGAGatctcacccacaaagaatagaataaGCAATGTAAATAATGCTTAACATTTCCCACAAGCCTAATTTGTATAGCACCAAATAACTGTTTACTAGttccaaaaattatatatatatatatgaactaAATAGCCATATATATTCCATAGGTGGTAATGTGGTATTACGTATAATTTCTAAACATACCTATGATAACTCTGTTGTTTCCCGTCATCCATCAGAGTTGTGTCTTTCATAACAGTGGGATTGGACATATGAATATCAAATGGAATTGGAAGATTATTTTTATGACAGAACTGAATACGCCGTGACCACTCAGCTggaaaaaagttattttatcaaGAAGCTAGAACTATGGAAATAATTAGACAAAAAATTATCAATTGAAAATAGCAAATTACATATTAACAATTCACATATTTAGTACCatgctaaaataaaaaatatgatactGTTTTTGAAACCAAGATATAATAAtagtaatattaaattttatatatagtgacaaaggatatagtgacaaaattttaggatatagtgacaaaacaacagttgttttgactgtttaaaataaaacttacactGTTTTAACTTGGGCACAAGTTTCTCCACAATATCTTGCATGGTCCGATCGTATGCTAGATACTGTAGTGGGTAACTATGATGGATCACTGCTTCACACTTCGGACATTCATTTCTTCCGTCTTCCACGTGCGATACGATGCAACTTTTGCAAACTGGGGAGAAATAAAACATCTCAAGACAgcttgttaaaagggtaattGTACAGCTAGTAATTGGTGCTTAGATCAAAATAAAGGCAATTTAAGGGGACGTGTTAAACGTGTAATTCTACAGCATATTGATTGCATTGTTGAATAAAACcatgggtgctagtgaagaattctaCCCCCACGTTATCtgctaactactaacccatataaccaAATCCCCTAATTACCAACCTTTAACAATTATCACCATCATAATCAGAGGGTActgaaggattcttcactataACCAATTCTAAAGCATTAAAGTTATAATTCTAGACAATTATACttatatacacaaataaaaacatgggtGCTAGCGAAGAATCTTTTTTACCCTCATACCCTCAACAAATTGCCTAATCTGCCCCGGTTTTTTTCACTGGTATAACatgtaattaaaaatcaatatattGTGTTACTAGTGTACTTACAGGTATGTAGACATTCTGTTATCGTCGTAGCATCGATAAGGTAACCGTGGCAAAGGTAACACGTTATGTGTTCATTCAGATTACGGAGACGAATTTTTCTGTCCATCTGAACGTCGGTAGACGCACCTATAATGTATAATTACAGTCTTAAAAAGGTTTGCAGGGGCACTACACTGCTACGAacacgtaacagacaaaatcaaaccaattgtataataaagttatagcagatatatattttgcctaaatggcaAAGTCAGTCATGTACAGAATGTTGGCAAATCAGCATTAATTTATTCCCGTAAACTCACCTTTTACTTGCCTTGTAGTTCGCATTGCCATTGCGTGTACTCATTCATtgacaaaagtaaaaaatgataaaaatttaaagcCCAGGCTAAACTACTCAAGCGTACGAACGAAGACATTCCTTTTGTGTCAACGATAGGGGACAGAAAATGCTTGTCAGATGTACAGCTTTGTAGTTTTACTACAAGCAGAAACATGTACACGATTCatgtaaaacaacattagTTTATAATAGGAAAATCCGACTGCCTACTTTAACGTTTAATCATAGCAAGTTTTTTCTCTCTCTAGCATAGGGCGCGTGTTCTTTTTCTAGCATAGGGCGCGTGTTAGAGAACACAAGCTGCaatcatatataaaacataacaggacaagagatcacacagatctaatgcatgagcacggtataaactaattagcatagtattaattacccctatcactacaatggtcgactgagatcgatcaaaaacaaatcaaaagtaaccaacaaagcgggtttcagtcgccattggtgactgtggagcagtagatataatgaatttaattggtgtattataactcattaaacttaagacgTATAAGGATTgaaagtttggtaaagaatatgtgtaaatacgctttgtacaactcctgtaccatgtgttgacatgtaaacttacactagttaaccttgtcgtcgctttTTTTTTTCGGAACAGAAAATTAAGGCCTTCACTATCGCAAGCTTGTCACTTTCGGACGTACAAGGGTGTTAGGCCGAATCTAGCTTAAATCCCAGTTTCTCCATGACCCCTctcatacagaatagaagTAGAAAGCGCGCCTGGCTATAGCTCAGAATTAGGCCAAGGCTTaacgctgctactattgtgagcgtgtgtgttcttgggtttTTCCTCCAActcaatggtcactaatgcgtGCTATAAATTATCATTCATACatcacaaaaaatgaaaaattctcccaaaataataacccacaaaTACGAGGGAACTCGGTAAGCGGaaacgaggtgtgtgaaatgGAACAGCCGTGATATAACTGTCGTTCCCCGCCACACAGGaatatttaagttacataATTCTGCCATGACTTTTCAAAACAACACATTTGAACACAATCAGACCagttcaatttatttaacaccGAATCACCACTGTACTTCAAATGATCCGCTCATCACCACGTTTATGTTGCTAACTGTTACTtgctgcaaaataaaattgaaagttGAATTACCACAGAAGTGAAGGATATTCTGTTACGATATAGATTAGACTGGTgaaaagtgttagaggttggtagttagagGTTATAGagggttagtagttagggtTTGGTGGTTAGTAGATAACGTATGGagggattcttcactagtaacaaaaaaacttggaaattaaaaaatgaacaaactgcatttaaactaTAACCCTGTAGGGGTATTCTTACCGAGTTAGACACCGTGAATGACTTGGAAACTCCATTGACAGTAACAGATTGTGGGGAAGATGATACACCCATGATACGCAAGCTACCCATAGTCATGCTTGACATTATGCTCGAGCTACCACTTGCAGATGTGGTCAGTTTGTTCTGTAATGTAAAACacttcatttaaaaaagaataaatagaCATTAacacttaaatataaatggacatcaacacaaataaataataatcacccacaaagttacatgcgtggtaacttgtaagtggccagaggtgcatgaaacagaaca
The genomic region above belongs to Ciona intestinalis unplaced genomic scaffold, KH HT000094.2, whole genome shotgun sequence and contains:
- the LOC100185402 gene encoding polycomb group RING finger protein 3, coding for MAMRTTRQVKGASTDVQMDRKIRLRNLNEHITCYLCHGYLIDATTITECLHTFCKSCIVSHVEDGRNECPKCEAVIHHSYPLQYLAYDRTMQDIVEKLVPKLKQSEWSRRIQFCHKNNLPIPFDIHMSNPTVMKDTTLMDDGKQQSYHRYDEQVNIFLRSTSCSLKHLKRPFLQCSIHATIKILKKFLAKNLGLGIHQHSELDILCNDEILGKDHTLMFILVTRWRARKPPLQLDYRPSIVML